Proteins found in one Parasteatoda tepidariorum isolate YZ-2023 chromosome 7, CAS_Ptep_4.0, whole genome shotgun sequence genomic segment:
- the LOC122268834 gene encoding spatacsin-like, translating into MDGISQILHNAQTLVTLLEEAEKFSTMVHLLTGLDRYSEMMYVFDILKSHDKFSILFEKKMDNMPNLRLALLDYLKKYPPSENDNYFYTLANRFGMHREKAEILEMSVQKLLSQLCKKNSGALM; encoded by the exons ATGGATGGAATATCTCAAATTCTTCATAATGCACAAACTTTAGTAACTTTGCTTGAAGAGGCTGAAAAATTTTCCACAATG gTTCATTTATTGACAGGCTTAGACAGATACAGTGAAATGATGTatgtttttgacattttgaaatcacatgatAAATTCAGTATtcttttcgaaaagaaaatggacaat atgCCAAATCTTAGACTAGCATTACTAGATTACTTGAAGAAATATCCACCATCTGAGAATGACAACTATTTTTATACACTTGCCAACAGATTTGGCATGCATCGTGAGAAGGCTGAAATTCTTGAAATGTCAGTGCAGAAACTCTTATCacaattgtgtaaaaaaaatagtg GAGCTCTCATGTAA